A window of Staphylococcus lloydii genomic DNA:
AAATAAACTTTTTTATGAAATGGGTGCAAGATAATGCCTGACAAAGTACGTACATCACCTCAGTACGAGTCATTCCACGAATTATATAAAAATTACACTACTAAAGAGCTCACTCAAAAAGCAAAATCCTTAAAATTAACAAATTATAGTAAATTGAATAAAAAAGAACTTGTGTTGGCGATTATGGAAGCCCAAATGGAAAAAGATGGCAATTACTATATGGAAGGAATACTAGATGACATTCAACAAGATGGCTATGGTTTCCTTAGAACAGTTAATTATTCAAAAGGTGAAAAAGATATTTATATATCCGCTAGCCAAATAAGACGATTTGAAATTAAACGCGGAGATAAAGTTACAGGTAAAGTAAGAAAACCTAAAGATAATGAAAAATATTATGGCTTACTGCAAGTTGACTTTGTGAATGATGAAAATGCAGAAGAAGTTAAAAAACGACCTCATTTCCAAGCGTTGACACCACTTTATCCAGAAGAACGTGTTGTTTTAGAAACTGAAAAAAATAAATATTCAACAAGAATTATGGATTTAATTACACCAATTGGTTTGGGGCAACGTGGTCTGATTGTTGCACCACCAAAGGCAGGTAAAACTTCTTTACTTAAAGAAATTGCTAATGCGATTGCTGTTAATAAACCTGATGCAGAATTATTTATTTTACTTGTCGGTGAAAGACCTGAAGAGGTTACTGATATAGAACGTTCTGTTGAATCAGCTGAAGTCGTACATTCAACATTTGATGAACCACCGCAACATCATGTTAAAGTCGCGGAGTTATTGTTAGAAAGAGCTAAAAGACTAGTTGAAATTGGTAAAGATGTCATTATTTTAATGGATTCAATCACAAGGTTAGCACGTGCCTATAACTTGGTTATCCCACCAAGTGGTAGAACTTTATCAGGCGGACTAGACCCAGCATCATTACACAAACCAAAAGCATTTTTCGGTGCGGCCCGTAATATTGAAGCTGGTGGCAGTTTGACTATATTAGCTACGACACTTGTAGATACAGGTTCACGTATGGATGATATGATTTACGAAGAATTTAAAGGTACGGGTAATATGGAACTGCATTTAGATCGTAAATTAGCAGAACGCCGTATTTTCCCAGCTATAGATATAGGACGAAGCTCTACAAGAAAAGAAGAATTATTAATTTCACCAAAAGAATTAGAATCTTTATGGCAGTTACGTAATATGTTTAGTGATTCATTAGACTTTACCGAAAGATTTATCCGTAAATTGAAACGAACAAATAATAATCACGAATTCTTTTTACAATTACAAAAATCAGCAGAAGAAAGCACTAAAACTGGAAAACCTATTATTTAATTCATTGAATTGTATATAAAGCTATGTTTAAAACGAAACTTTATAAAGAGGGTTGCGTTTTATATGTATAACAATTATAATGACTTAGTATTGGGTAAAAAACTCACAAACAACTCTGTTCCGGATGGTTCAGGGCAAAGGAGCTGAAAACAATGAAACAAAATACTCATCCTGAGTACCACAAAGTTATATTTTTAGACACTACTACAGATTTTAAATTCTTAAGTGGTTCTACTAAATCATCTTCAGAAACTATGGAATGGGAAGATGGAAATGAATACCCAGTTATTCGTTTAGACATTTCATCTGATTCTCATCCATTCTACACAGGACGTCAAAAATTCGCTGCTGCGGATGGTCGTGTTGAGCGTTTCAACAAGAAATTCGGTTACAAATCAAGCAACGAATAATTGTTGTCGTAAAGCATTCTCATATTTATATGAGAGTGCTTTTTTTGTTAGTCTAACTATAGATTAGCTATGACAGGTTACATATCTATATATTTGGTAGTTTGTTTAAATAATTAATAAAAAACACTGTGAAAGTACAGATTTCTACAATGCAAATATGCTATAATAAATCGATTATGTTTTGAAAAGGATGGACTCATTATGTATGAAACTTATCATTCTGGTTGGATAGAATGTATCACTGGCAGCATGTTTAGTGGTAAATCAGAAGAATTAATACGACGTTTACGTAGAGGTTTATATGCTAAACAAAAGGTAGTAGTATTTAAACCAGCTATAGATGACCGATATCATAAAGATAAAATAGTCTCTCATAATGGGAATGCAATTGAAGCATTTAATATTTCAACAGCTTCTGAGATATTAAGACATGATTTAACAGACGTAGGTATCATTGGTATTGATGAAGTGCAATTTTTTGAAGACGAAGTAGTAAAAATTGCCGAACATTTAGCTTCTCAAGGCCATAGAGTAATAACTGCTGGCTTAGATATGGATTTTAGAGGCAAGCCTTTCAGACCAATACCTGAGTTACTAGCTGTTAGTGAAATCGTTACTAAATTGCAAGCTGTATGTGCAGTTTGTGGTGCATCATCAAGTCGTACACAACGACTCATTGACGGCAAACCAGCTAAAATTGATGATCCAATTATTTTGGTAGGTGCAAATGAAAGCTACGAACCGAGATGTAGAGCGCATCATGTTGTAGCGCCAAGTGATAATGACAAGGAGGAACTATAAGTGTTTGATCAATTAGATATAGTAGAAGAACGATACGAACAATTAAATGAATTATTAAGTGACCCTGATGTTGTAAATGATTCAGCGAAATTACGTTCTTATTCAAAAGAACAAGCGGATTTACAAAAAACCGTTGAAGTTTATCGTGATTATAAACAAGTTAACGAAGACATTGGTGAAATTGAAACAATGTTGAATGATACTAAAGATAAAGACGAAATCGAAATGTTAAAAGAAGAGTTACAAAGCTCAAAAGAGAGAATTCCTCAATTAGAAGAAGAATTGAAATTCTTACTTATACCTAAAGATCCTAACGATGATAAGAATGTTATCTTAGAAATTAGAGCTGCTGCTGGTGGAGATGAAGCTGCGATTTTCGCAGGTGACTTATTTAGAATGTACTCTAGATATAGTGAAACACTAGGGTATAAAACAGATGTCGTAGAAATGAATGATAGTGATCATGGTGGTTATAAAGAAATCAGTGTCATGATTCAAGGCCAAGGTGCTTATTCAAAATTAAAATACGAAAATGGCGCACACCGTGTACAACGTGTTCCGGAAACTGAATCAGGTGGACGTATTCATACATCAACATCAACAGTTGCTGTCTTACCAGAAGCTGAAGACGTTGAAGTTGAAATTCGTAATGAAGATATTAAGGTTGATACTTATCGTTCAAGTGGTGCAGGTGGTCAGCACGTAAATACTACTGACTCAGCTGTGCGTATTACACATTTACCAACAGGTACTGTCGTAACATCACAAGATGAAAAGTCTCAAATTAAAAACCGTGAAAAAGCGATGAAAGTATTAAAAGCACGTGTGTATGACATGAAGGTACAAGAAGAAGAAGCTAAATATGCGTCAGAGCGTAAATCTGCAGTAGGAACTGGTGACCGTTCTGAAAGAATTAGAACATATAACTATCCTCAAAACAGAGTAACAGACCATCGTATAGGTTTAACTATCCAAAAACTCGATCAAGTTATGGAAGGTAAGTTAGACGAAATAATAGATGCACTTACGATGTCCGAACAAACCGAAAAATTGAAAGAACTAAATAATGGTGAAATTTAAAGATTTTATTAGCGTTGCAAAGTCGAAATGTGTTGCTCAAGATATAGATGTTTCGAGTGTTGATTGGTTGATTATGGATTTGTTCAGTTGGAATCGTACAGATTTCATTATGAAACAAAATGAAATTCCGACTGAAAAGGAACAAAATATATTGGATGATGCTTTTGAACGTTTATATCAAGGAGAGCCTATACAATATATTGTTGGATTTCAAAGTTTTTATGGTGAACTGTTTGATGTGAATCAACATTGTTTAATACCTCGCCCTGAAACCGAAGAAGTTATGCTACATTTTTTGAATAAAGTTCATGATAATAGCAAAGTAGTGGATATAGGTACTGGTAGTGGTAATATACCGGTTATGTTAAAAAAGTTGAATCAATCATTAGAAGTTTATGCCACAGACATAAGTTTAGAAGCTTTAAATGTTGCTGAAAAAAATGCTGAAAAACATGATGTTGATATTAACTTTCTACATGGCGATACCTTAGCACCACTTATTGAACAACAAATTACAGTTGATGGATTAATTTCTAATCCGCCTTATATAGATAGAAAAGATATAGAAATTATGACAAGTTCGGTTGTTAAATATGAACCAGATAATGCGCTTTTTGCCGATGACCATGGATTGGCAATATACAAATCGATTTTAGAAGATTTACCTCAAGTGTTGAATGATAATGCGCAAGTCGTGTTTGAAATTGGTTTTAATCAAGGTAAAATTTTAAAATCTGTAATTGAGTCAATGTATTCACATTTAGACGTAAAGATTATTCAAGATATAAATAACAATGACAGAATCATTTCTTTTAATTGGTAAGAGTTATGTGTCTACGTATTTTACGTAGGTGCATAACTTTTTGTTTTATTTTAAAATAACTATGAAAGGTTGTGACGAGAGTGGATACAAAAACATGGGACTTTAGAAATATTAATGCACATTTACCCGCTAATGATGATATAGAAGAAATAAAACGTATATATCAACAAGGGGGATTGATTGCATTACCAACAGAGACAGTCTATGGGTTAGGTGGCAATGCTAAGAATGATGAAGCAGTCAAAGCTATATATGAAGCAAAAGGAAGGCCTTCAGATAATCCATTAATCGTACATATTCATAGTATGAGCCAGTTAGCTGATTTCACTCAAAATATTTCGGCTGAGACTTTAACATTAATGCGCCATTTTTGGCCAGGTCCAATTTCGTTTATCGTACCTCTGAAACCTGGGTACTTATGTGATAGGGTTTCCGGTGGATTGTCATCTATAGCTGTTAGAATGCCTAGCCATAAGGTAGGTCGTTATATTTTGCAGCAAGTTGATTTACCGATTGCTGCGCCGAGTGCTAATTTAAGTGGCAGACCTTCGCCTACATTGTTCGAGCATGTATATCAAGATTTAAATGGGCGTGTTGATGGAATAATCAATGGCGATCAAAGTGAAGAAGGATTAGAAAGTACAGTATTAGATTGCACCGTTTTCCCATTTAGAATTGCTAGACCAGGGTCTATAACGAAACAAATGATTGAAGATGTTATACCTAATAGCGTTGATGCAGTTACAGACTATAATAGTGACAAACCTATAGCACCAGGTATGAAATATAAACATTATGCGCCTGATACGCCATTAACTATTATTCGTAACTTTAATAAAGTACCAACTACGTTAAGCGAATGGCACAAGGTAGCTTTCATTGTACCTGATAATAAAAAGCATTTAGTTCCACAAAAGGCACAGTTTATTTCATTGTGTTCAGATACGAATGATTTAAAGGAAGCCAATCATAACCTATACTCTATCTTGCATCGATTAGACAATGATACAAATATTAACCATGCTTATATTTATGGATTTAACGACTCAGAGCAATCGAATGCATATATGAATCGCTTAATGAAGGCAGCGAATCAACAAGAAATCGAGGGTGAAGATTTATGAGGATTATATTCGTCTGTACAGGTAATACATGTCGCAGTCCTATGGCAGAAAGTATTGCTAAAAAAGAGCTAGAGGAATGTGTAATTGAATCCAGAGGTCTTTTTGCTATGGATGGTAGTCCTATTTCTGAAAATAGCCAAGAGATTATTTCGGAAAAAAATTTACCAGAAAGCAGCACTGCCAAAACATTTTCAACAGAAGATTTAACGGCGGACTATATTTTTACAATGACCCAAACGCATAAACATTCATTATTTAATCAATATGGGGAACAAAATAATATTTATACGCTTAAAGAATTTATTGGTGAAAAAGGCGATATTTCTGACCCTTTTGGTGGGAATAAGCGCGATTATGAAGCAATTTTTGCAGAATTATCGTCTTTAATTGTAAAGGTCAAGGAAAAAATTATGAAAACATAAATTTGCATAATTGGTATAAGTTATCTGAAAAATAAGTTATAATGTTTACGTGTAGCGAGTTTGCTATATATTTTTTCTGAAGTTGTTCGGTTTGTGGAAAATATATATTACTTTTATAGGGGGTGGGTAAAATTGGAAAAAGATTTAGCATTGTTACTTGAAGAATTGAAAAATCGTGATTTTTTCAAAGAGAATGAACTTTGTATTATAGGTTGTTCAACTTCCGAAATTATCGGTGAAAGCATTGGTTCTGTAGGTTCTATGGATGTAGCAGAAAAGATATATAATCAACTCAAGACAATTGAGCGAGACACTGGCGTGTCGTTTGTGTATCAAGGATGTGAACATATTAATAGAGCAGTAACAATAGATCGATCAAATTTTAACCCATTAACGATGGAAGAAGTTACAGTCGTTCCAGATATACATGCTGGGGGCAGTATGGCTACATATGCTTATCAACAATTAGATAATCCAATGGTAGTTGAATATATTTCTGTACCAAAAGGAATTGATATTGGCCAAACGCTTATTGGCATGCATATTAACCACGTTGCTATACCAGAACGTACTGAGACGAAGAAAGTCGGCGAGGCTTTTGTAACTGTAGCATCATCTAGACCTAAAAAAATTGGTGGCGAACGAGCGAAATATAATTAATTAAAAGTGAGGGAACTATACCAATGTCATTTATCCAAAAGCAAGATAAAGAAATCTATGAAGTAATCCAGAATGAATTTAACCGTCAAAATAACAATATCGAACTTATTGCATCAGAAAACTTTGTTTCTGAAGCGGTTATGGAAGCTCAAGGTTCAGTATTAACTAATAAATATGCTGAAGGTTACCCTAATAGAAGATATTATGGTGGCTGTGAATTCGTTGATGTATCTGAAAGTATTGCTATCGATCGTGCGAAAAAACTTTTCGGCGCTGAACACGTAAATGTTCAACCACACTCTGGTTCACAAGCAAATATGGCTGTTTATTTAGTTGCTTTAGAACATGGTGATACTGTGCTTGGTATGAATTTAAGCCATGGTGGACATTTAACTCACGGAGCTCCTGTAAACTTTAGTGGACAATTTTACAACTTCGTCGATTACGGTGTAGACAAAGACACTGAACAAATTGATTATGACGAAGTATTAAGTATTGCTAAAAAACACCAACCAAAATTAATCGTTGCGGGTGCTTCAGCATATTCACGCGAAATTGATTTTAAACGATTTAAAGAAATCGCTGATGAAGTAGGCGCTAAACTAATGGTTGATATGGCTCATATCGCAGGTTTAGTTGCTGTTGGATTACACCAAAATCCAGTTGAATATGCAGATTTCGTTACGACAACAACACATAAAACTTTACGTGGCCCACGTGGTGGTATGATTTTATGTAAAGAAGAGTATAAAAAAGACATTGATAAAAAAATCTTCCCAGGCATCCAAGGTGGTCCTTTAGAGCACGTAATTGCTGCTAAAGCAATTGCTTTCGGTGAAGCTTTACAAGATGATTTCAAAACGTATCAACAACAAGTTATTAAAAATGCACAAACACTTGCAGATACACTTAACAAAGAAGGTTTCCGTGTGGTTTCAGGCGGTACGGACAATCATTTAGTAGCAGTAGACGTTAAATCATCTGCAGGCATTACAGGTAAAGTTGCAGAAGAAACGCTTGATGCAATTGGTATCACTTGTAATAAAAATACAATTCCATTCGATCAAGAAAAACCATTCGTTACGAGCGGTATAAGACTAGGTACGCCTGCTGCAACTACACGTGGTTTTGACGAAAAAGCTTTTGAAGAAGTAGGTAAAATCATGAGTTTAGTGCTAAATAATCCTGAAGATGACAAAGCACTATCTGAAGGTAAAGAACGCGTAAAACAATTAACTACAAAATATCCTTTATATAATTAAACCTTAGGAGGGAAATGAATTATGGGCAAAGTACATGTTTTTGACCATCCATTAATCCAACACAAATTAAGCTATATTAGAGATGTACACACGGGTACGAAAGAATTCAGAGAACTTGTTGATGAAGTAGGTATGCTAATGGCCTATGAAGTGACAAGAGATCTAGAATTACAAGATGTTAAAATTCAAACACCTGTGACTGAAATGGTTGCAAAACGATTAACAGGGAAAAAATTGGCATTCGTACCTATTTTAAGAGCAGGATTAGGAATGACTCAAGGTATTTTAAACCTTGTGCCAGCTGCTAGAATTGGTCATATCGGCTTATATAGAGATCCTAATACTTTAGAAGCAGTCGAATACTTTGCTAAACTACCTCAAGATATTGAAGAAAGAGAAATCGTGGTCGTTGACCCTATGTTAGCTACTGGTTCTTCAGCAATTGAAGCAATTAACTCTCTTAAGAAAAGAGGAGCAAAACACATTCGTTTTATGTGCCTAATTGCAGCACCAGAAGGTGTAGAAAAAATGAAAGCGGCTCATGAAGATGTTGATATTTACATTGCAGCACTAGACGAGAAATTGGATGACCATGCATATATCATCCCTGGACTAGGCGATGCTGGTGACCGTTTATTTGGTACAAAATAGAACACCAGGAGTGTATTAATATGAAAAAAATTATGACTG
This region includes:
- the glyA gene encoding serine hydroxymethyltransferase, which encodes MSFIQKQDKEIYEVIQNEFNRQNNNIELIASENFVSEAVMEAQGSVLTNKYAEGYPNRRYYGGCEFVDVSESIAIDRAKKLFGAEHVNVQPHSGSQANMAVYLVALEHGDTVLGMNLSHGGHLTHGAPVNFSGQFYNFVDYGVDKDTEQIDYDEVLSIAKKHQPKLIVAGASAYSREIDFKRFKEIADEVGAKLMVDMAHIAGLVAVGLHQNPVEYADFVTTTTHKTLRGPRGGMILCKEEYKKDIDKKIFPGIQGGPLEHVIAAKAIAFGEALQDDFKTYQQQVIKNAQTLADTLNKEGFRVVSGGTDNHLVAVDVKSSAGITGKVAEETLDAIGITCNKNTIPFDQEKPFVTSGIRLGTPAATTRGFDEKAFEEVGKIMSLVLNNPEDDKALSEGKERVKQLTTKYPLYN
- a CDS encoding thymidine kinase, yielding MYETYHSGWIECITGSMFSGKSEELIRRLRRGLYAKQKVVVFKPAIDDRYHKDKIVSHNGNAIEAFNISTASEILRHDLTDVGIIGIDEVQFFEDEVVKIAEHLASQGHRVITAGLDMDFRGKPFRPIPELLAVSEIVTKLQAVCAVCGASSSRTQRLIDGKPAKIDDPIILVGANESYEPRCRAHHVVAPSDNDKEEL
- the prmC gene encoding peptide chain release factor N(5)-glutamine methyltransferase, yielding MVKFKDFISVAKSKCVAQDIDVSSVDWLIMDLFSWNRTDFIMKQNEIPTEKEQNILDDAFERLYQGEPIQYIVGFQSFYGELFDVNQHCLIPRPETEEVMLHFLNKVHDNSKVVDIGTGSGNIPVMLKKLNQSLEVYATDISLEALNVAEKNAEKHDVDINFLHGDTLAPLIEQQITVDGLISNPPYIDRKDIEIMTSSVVKYEPDNALFADDHGLAIYKSILEDLPQVLNDNAQVVFEIGFNQGKILKSVIESMYSHLDVKIIQDINNNDRIISFNW
- the prfA gene encoding peptide chain release factor 1 gives rise to the protein MFDQLDIVEERYEQLNELLSDPDVVNDSAKLRSYSKEQADLQKTVEVYRDYKQVNEDIGEIETMLNDTKDKDEIEMLKEELQSSKERIPQLEEELKFLLIPKDPNDDKNVILEIRAAAGGDEAAIFAGDLFRMYSRYSETLGYKTDVVEMNDSDHGGYKEISVMIQGQGAYSKLKYENGAHRVQRVPETESGGRIHTSTSTVAVLPEAEDVEVEIRNEDIKVDTYRSSGAGGQHVNTTDSAVRITHLPTGTVVTSQDEKSQIKNREKAMKVLKARVYDMKVQEEEAKYASERKSAVGTGDRSERIRTYNYPQNRVTDHRIGLTIQKLDQVMEGKLDEIIDALTMSEQTEKLKELNNGEI
- a CDS encoding low molecular weight protein arginine phosphatase translates to MRIIFVCTGNTCRSPMAESIAKKELEECVIESRGLFAMDGSPISENSQEIISEKNLPESSTAKTFSTEDLTADYIFTMTQTHKHSLFNQYGEQNNIYTLKEFIGEKGDISDPFGGNKRDYEAIFAELSSLIVKVKEKIMKT
- a CDS encoding type B 50S ribosomal protein L31 translates to MKQNTHPEYHKVIFLDTTTDFKFLSGSTKSSSETMEWEDGNEYPVIRLDISSDSHPFYTGRQKFAAADGRVERFNKKFGYKSSNE
- the upp gene encoding uracil phosphoribosyltransferase, whose protein sequence is MGKVHVFDHPLIQHKLSYIRDVHTGTKEFRELVDEVGMLMAYEVTRDLELQDVKIQTPVTEMVAKRLTGKKLAFVPILRAGLGMTQGILNLVPAARIGHIGLYRDPNTLEAVEYFAKLPQDIEEREIVVVDPMLATGSSAIEAINSLKKRGAKHIRFMCLIAAPEGVEKMKAAHEDVDIYIAALDEKLDDHAYIIPGLGDAGDRLFGTK
- a CDS encoding L-threonylcarbamoyladenylate synthase, with amino-acid sequence MDTKTWDFRNINAHLPANDDIEEIKRIYQQGGLIALPTETVYGLGGNAKNDEAVKAIYEAKGRPSDNPLIVHIHSMSQLADFTQNISAETLTLMRHFWPGPISFIVPLKPGYLCDRVSGGLSSIAVRMPSHKVGRYILQQVDLPIAAPSANLSGRPSPTLFEHVYQDLNGRVDGIINGDQSEEGLESTVLDCTVFPFRIARPGSITKQMIEDVIPNSVDAVTDYNSDKPIAPGMKYKHYAPDTPLTIIRNFNKVPTTLSEWHKVAFIVPDNKKHLVPQKAQFISLCSDTNDLKEANHNLYSILHRLDNDTNINHAYIYGFNDSEQSNAYMNRLMKAANQQEIEGEDL
- the rho gene encoding transcription termination factor Rho translates to MPDKVRTSPQYESFHELYKNYTTKELTQKAKSLKLTNYSKLNKKELVLAIMEAQMEKDGNYYMEGILDDIQQDGYGFLRTVNYSKGEKDIYISASQIRRFEIKRGDKVTGKVRKPKDNEKYYGLLQVDFVNDENAEEVKKRPHFQALTPLYPEERVVLETEKNKYSTRIMDLITPIGLGQRGLIVAPPKAGKTSLLKEIANAIAVNKPDAELFILLVGERPEEVTDIERSVESAEVVHSTFDEPPQHHVKVAELLLERAKRLVEIGKDVIILMDSITRLARAYNLVIPPSGRTLSGGLDPASLHKPKAFFGAARNIEAGGSLTILATTLVDTGSRMDDMIYEEFKGTGNMELHLDRKLAERRIFPAIDIGRSSTRKEELLISPKELESLWQLRNMFSDSLDFTERFIRKLKRTNNNHEFFLQLQKSAEESTKTGKPII
- a CDS encoding TIGR01440 family protein, encoding MEKDLALLLEELKNRDFFKENELCIIGCSTSEIIGESIGSVGSMDVAEKIYNQLKTIERDTGVSFVYQGCEHINRAVTIDRSNFNPLTMEEVTVVPDIHAGGSMATYAYQQLDNPMVVEYISVPKGIDIGQTLIGMHINHVAIPERTETKKVGEAFVTVASSRPKKIGGERAKYN